The following proteins are co-located in the Planococcus plakortidis genome:
- a CDS encoding YhzD family protein encodes MRTYKLTAYEKNGKLIEEETFTAETDDEAKKKGLALLEEKALTEKTHRLASPAGKLLLFHT; translated from the coding sequence ATGAGAACGTATAAACTGACTGCATATGAAAAAAACGGCAAATTGATCGAGGAAGAAACTTTTACCGCAGAGACGGACGATGAAGCGAAAAAAAAGGGGCTCGCGCTGCTCGAAGAAAAAGCGTTGACTGAAAAAACCCACCGGCTCGCATCTCCAGCTGGCAAACTTCTATTGTTCCATACCTAA
- a CDS encoding ABC transporter ATP-binding protein encodes MTLSIRNATKQFGDFTAVDDISLDVAEGQMHGFLGANGAGKTTTFRMALGLLTPTQGEVLWQGQRISYADSPDIGYLPEERGLYPKMKVQDQLVYLARLRRMDKKQAEQGTKDWLERFEVPHYANKKVEELSKGNQQKIQLIASLLHNPKLLILDEPFSGLDPVNVEMLKKAILDFQKQGATIVFSSHRMDHVEELCDDMSILDKGKLVVHGSIREVKRTFGKQNVRIHTDADITALSELPGVEKFTAQRSGGVFRIGDETVGQDLLARALELGPVRQFALEEPSLEEIFIEKVGGIHA; translated from the coding sequence ATGACTTTATCAATTAGAAATGCAACGAAACAGTTTGGCGATTTTACAGCTGTAGACGATATCTCCCTTGACGTAGCTGAAGGGCAGATGCACGGTTTTCTCGGCGCGAACGGGGCAGGCAAGACGACGACGTTCCGCATGGCGCTGGGACTCCTTACGCCGACACAAGGCGAGGTGCTATGGCAAGGACAGCGCATCAGTTACGCAGACAGCCCGGATATCGGCTATTTGCCGGAGGAGCGCGGATTATACCCAAAGATGAAAGTGCAGGACCAGCTCGTCTATTTGGCAAGGCTGCGGCGCATGGATAAAAAACAAGCGGAACAAGGCACAAAGGATTGGCTGGAGCGCTTTGAAGTGCCTCATTATGCCAATAAGAAAGTGGAAGAATTATCGAAAGGCAACCAGCAGAAAATCCAATTGATTGCTTCTCTCCTACATAACCCCAAACTATTGATTTTAGACGAGCCGTTTTCCGGACTCGATCCCGTCAATGTGGAAATGCTGAAAAAAGCGATACTCGATTTTCAAAAGCAAGGGGCGACGATCGTGTTTTCCAGCCACCGCATGGACCATGTCGAGGAATTATGCGACGACATGAGCATTCTAGACAAAGGTAAATTGGTCGTTCACGGATCGATTCGCGAAGTGAAACGCACGTTCGGCAAGCAAAATGTCCGTATTCACACAGATGCCGACATCACGGCGTTAAGCGAATTGCCGGGCGTTGAAAAATTCACCGCTCAGCGAAGTGGCGGCGTATTCCGCATTGGCGATGAAACGGTCGGCCAAGATCTGCTTGCCCGTGCCTTAGAGCTTGGCCCGGTGCGCCAGTTTGCATTGGAAGAACCAAGCCTCGAAGAGATTTTCATCGAAAAGGTGGGCGGTATCCATGCATAG
- a CDS encoding ABC transporter permease: MHSFWIIFKQAFKTKAMTKSFMVTTLVVVASFFLLANLPSIIESFDGDGSSQQTLQVLDETGQYTAALQAQLDQQESNIQLEASALSEEQLRSDVEAGEMDAYLVVEGDDGVVARYVAESATESAQAAELENALQSLQTARVAEQLELEETELAQLFAPVEMEREALAESSKSQEELSQARGLVYILIMVIYIAVIYYPNMIAMEVANEKSSRVMEILISSVSPVKHMFAKIAGIGTLGILQMMIFALAGYLAIQSSGSDLTEGVFSVMGFSEVKFSTFFYAILFFLLGYFLYAVLAALLGSLVSRTEDVQQLMLPMMILIIIASFIAFSGISMPDAGYVTVASYIPFFAPLVMFLRVGLLDIPLWEPLLSIAIMLLTIGLLGWFGARVYRGGVLMYGSSQSLKDIRRAIKLGNEK, translated from the coding sequence ATGCATAGTTTCTGGATCATTTTCAAACAGGCATTCAAAACGAAAGCGATGACGAAATCGTTCATGGTTACGACGCTGGTCGTTGTCGCATCATTTTTCCTGCTGGCCAATTTGCCATCGATCATCGAGTCATTCGATGGAGATGGCAGTTCACAGCAAACGCTACAAGTCTTAGATGAAACAGGACAGTATACAGCAGCCTTGCAAGCGCAACTCGATCAGCAAGAAAGTAACATTCAATTGGAAGCGAGTGCGCTTTCTGAAGAACAATTGAGGTCGGATGTAGAAGCAGGCGAGATGGACGCTTACCTGGTTGTTGAGGGGGATGATGGGGTCGTTGCCCGTTATGTAGCGGAGTCTGCAACTGAATCCGCTCAAGCCGCTGAACTGGAAAATGCGCTCCAGAGCCTCCAGACGGCACGGGTTGCCGAGCAGCTGGAGCTCGAAGAAACGGAGCTTGCCCAATTGTTTGCACCGGTCGAAATGGAGCGTGAAGCACTTGCTGAATCTTCCAAATCCCAGGAAGAATTAAGCCAAGCACGCGGCCTTGTCTATATTCTGATCATGGTCATCTATATTGCGGTCATTTATTACCCGAACATGATCGCCATGGAAGTGGCGAACGAGAAGTCGTCGCGCGTCATGGAAATCTTGATTTCCAGCGTGTCACCGGTCAAGCACATGTTTGCGAAAATTGCGGGCATCGGCACGCTCGGTATTTTGCAGATGATGATTTTTGCGTTGGCTGGGTATTTGGCAATCCAAAGTTCAGGCTCGGACCTGACCGAAGGCGTATTTAGCGTGATGGGTTTTTCCGAAGTGAAATTCAGCACCTTCTTCTACGCCATCCTGTTCTTTTTGCTGGGCTATTTCCTATACGCCGTGCTCGCTGCTCTGCTCGGTTCGCTCGTCAGCCGGACAGAAGACGTCCAGCAATTGATGCTGCCAATGATGATCTTGATCATCATTGCCTCATTCATCGCATTTTCAGGCATTTCCATGCCGGACGCAGGGTATGTGACAGTCGCTTCCTATATCCCGTTTTTTGCGCCGCTCGTCATGTTCCTGCGTGTCGGACTGCTCGACATCCCTCTATGGGAGCCGCTCTTGTCGATTGCGATCATGTTGTTGACGATTGGCCTTCTCGGCTGGTTCGGTGCACGCGTCTATCGAGGCGGCGTGTTGATGTACGGCTCATCCCAGTCGTTGAAAGATATCCGCCG
- a CDS encoding enoyl-CoA hydratase: protein MYQTIMLKKDGRLAHLVLNRPDSMNAMNAKMMGELADCFESLKHDGSVHALIIHGAGRAFSAGGDIKEMVDPDNPMDIEAVMEDVSRLAKALYTLPQVTIAAVHGASAGLGFSMALACDHVVAEESSKLAMNFIGIGLIPDGGGHFFLKERVGVPRAKQLIWAGQVLKAHDALAKGLIEEVTAEGRGLEQAEKYAHEVLASPVAAKLKSKEILHGLKLAELDEVLAGEAAGQSAMRKTADHLEGIQAFVEKRKPAFKGK, encoded by the coding sequence ATGTATCAAACGATTATGCTGAAAAAAGATGGGCGTTTGGCCCATTTGGTATTGAACCGTCCGGATTCGATGAATGCAATGAACGCGAAGATGATGGGGGAGCTTGCGGACTGCTTCGAAAGCTTGAAACATGACGGATCCGTTCATGCGTTGATCATTCACGGCGCAGGGCGGGCATTTTCTGCCGGGGGGGACATCAAGGAAATGGTCGATCCCGACAACCCGATGGATATCGAGGCGGTCATGGAGGATGTCAGCCGTTTGGCAAAAGCGCTTTATACACTGCCGCAAGTGACCATTGCCGCCGTGCACGGTGCTTCCGCGGGTCTTGGCTTCAGCATGGCGCTTGCCTGTGATCATGTGGTGGCGGAAGAAAGCAGCAAGTTGGCCATGAATTTCATCGGCATCGGGCTCATTCCTGACGGTGGTGGCCATTTCTTCCTGAAAGAACGTGTCGGCGTGCCGCGCGCGAAGCAATTGATTTGGGCGGGGCAAGTGCTGAAAGCGCATGATGCTCTCGCCAAAGGCCTGATCGAAGAAGTGACGGCGGAAGGCAGGGGCTTGGAACAGGCGGAGAAATACGCGCATGAAGTACTTGCCTCTCCAGTCGCGGCGAAGCTGAAGTCTAAAGAAATCCTGCACGGCTTGAAGCTGGCCGAACTGGACGAAGTGCTCGCGGGTGAAGCTGCTGGGCAATCGGCGATGCGTAAAACGGCAGACCACCTCGAAGGCATACAAGCTTTCGTAGAAAAGCGCAAGCCTGCTTTTAAAGGAAAATGA